One genomic segment of Ictidomys tridecemlineatus isolate mIctTri1 chromosome Y, mIctTri1.hap1, whole genome shotgun sequence includes these proteins:
- the LOC144372159 gene encoding uncharacterized protein LOC144372159, whose translation MGKLYTLKCQKLGVWLILSQKALEPGILGAAYFVSLHPFVVLAGLHDSYSFPEVKKWICKMIGLLCSYLAWVFGVSLANSKSWRIWEFKSKKVQFVFIGLWEAYYYQKLNVSGTIVDFPMHSTINKSWVISIELQYGQDLILLANFMKTVVLVFSSMAIIINWIKAPFPDYLKMCYNVSSFYLFLSCGCTTGAVSWNFAKDFYGQTTLDFPTTFPVSKRYLKKKHFSYVFPLGIMTAAFSFVSACMFLFEICLLKRNQVKPMVVEKHS comes from the exons ATGGGCAAACTGTACACCTTGAAGTGCCAGAAGTTGGGAGTATGGCTCATTTTGAGTCAGAAAGCCTTAGAACCAGGTATTTTGGGGGCTGCTTAT TTTGTTTCCCTACACCCTTTTGTGGTCCTGGCTGGACTTCATGACTCCTACAGTTTTCCTGAAGTGAAGAAATGGATATGCAAAATGATTGGCCTTCTTTGCAGTTATTTGGCATGGGTTTTTGGGGTAAGCCTAGCCAACAGCAAATCCTGGCGCATATGGGAATTCAAGAGCAAGAAGGTTCAGTTTGTGTTCATTGGACTTTGGGAAGCTTATTATTATCAAAAGCTTAATGTCTCTGGTACAATTGTTGATTTTCCAATGCACAGCACTATCAACAAGAGCTGGGTCATTTCGATTGAACTTCAATATGGGCAGGACCTAATCTTGCTGGCTAATTTTATGAAGACAGTAGTCTTGGTTTTCAGCTCAATGGCCATCATTATAAACTGGATCAAAGCCCCATTCCCAGATTACCTGAAAATGTGTTACAATGTCTCATCCTTCTATCTTTTCCTGAGCTGTGGTTGTACAACTGGTGCAGTGAGCTGGAACTTTGCCAAGGATTTTTATGGCCAGACCACCCTTGACTTTCCAACTACTTTTCCTGTTAGCAAACGATATCTGAAAAAGAAGCACTTCTCCTATGTATTCCCGCTAGGAATCATGACTGCTGCCTTCTCATTTGTCAGTGCCTGCATGTTTCTCTTTGAGATATGCTTATTGAAAAGGAACCAAGTAAAGCCCATGGTTGTGGAAAAACATTCATAG